TCCAAGCTCTGTTCCAGCAACAGAAAGCACTCATGTTACACCAGGTGatgcatgtttaatttttttttttttttttttttttttccttcatgaaaCCGACttaattttctcttctttctgcaGCAACAAATTCAAGAGGTCTTTAAGAATCAGCAAGAGCAGCtaaacctgcagctgctgcagcagaagaaCGCTGGGATGGTCAGCCAGGAGGTTGGTCAATGAAATTAATACGGCTAATGATTCACAGGGGAGAGTACTTCATGGTTTCTGTATGACTTGCACACtaaagggaggagaggaggtctTTGTAGTCTCAGTGTTTTGAGTTTGCCACAGTGCCCAGCTCTGCAGCGGTAGGTGGTTAATCAGTGTCCTGATAACAATAAAGGAAACACACCTGGCCGGTTTTGTCAACAAATTTATGTGACATCCTGCTGCTATAAACTCGTCCTAGAGTTGTTTCATTTGCCCTCTGAGTCTGCCATGAGTCTTATGGATCAGTCTGAACTAGTTTGAATGAGGAAGCGAGTATCGGAAGTTGGATTCTGAAATAGTTCGGCCAGCAGAGTACGTTACGGTTAAAGGGCGGACGGATTGATTGAGCCTCGTCTTGTTGTCGTCTCTGCCACAGCTGACAGCCCAGCAGATcgccatccagcagcagcttcttcaagtgcagcagcagcatctcctcAACCTGCAGAGGCAGGGCCTGCTGTCTGTGCTGCCCACCAGCCCGCCTGCAGCCCCAGGTACATTGAGTCAAATCTAAGTAAACCTGTGCACACTGAACATGGATtgcgtcatgttttgtttgatctGACAGTTTCTGAATCTGTGTGCTTCCAGGCAGTGAGAATGGTAGCATCCTGTCCTCTGGTGGAGAAACCAGAGAGTCTTCCATTCAGCAGTCCTCTGCTAATGGCCACCAAACACTTCTGAAAAGGAAAGACAGGTGAGCCTAAACTCTGCGCTTTCACGTCTGTGCACAGTTTGTAGAATCGAGTTCTGAAAGTTGAAGTTTTGCCTCTCGCCTCTCGCAGTGGGCCAGCGGAGGAGAGCACGCAGAACAGCCATCCCCTGTATGGAAACGGCATGTGTAAATGGCCGGGATGTGAGACGGTCTTCGGAGACTTCCAGGCATTTCTCAAGTGAGTGCGGAAAAGCCAGGCGTTACTCCCGAGGCCGACGTGACGCTCGTTCACAGCAGCATGAATATGAGGACAGAGCGTCCTGTTTTACCCACAACATGAACTCGGTGATAATAAGCGAGGATCAGATGATTATTTCTCTAAATTAAAAGAAACGGTGTGGTGattttgaatgtgtttgtttgcagacaTTTGAAtagtgaacacacactggatgacAAGAGCACGGCACAATGCCGTGTGCAGATGCAGGTGgttcagcagctggagctgcaggtacGAGTCCCAGCCTTCCACATCTCTTCTTCTTAGTCAAATATAATATACCAAACTTCTACAGATTCATTTTAGCTAACAATGACATCGTGCTTCGTCAAGTTCCTGTCAACGCTCAAGTGTTtgcagtacttttttttttttttttttttacaccctGGAAACAGAAGCGATCCTTTTAGATACTGACACCCCAGAAAAGAAGCAGTTCCCACACTGAAGCTGCGAGTTCACCGAGCCTCACCTTCTATTTCTGTCCTCCGTCTAAACGCAGCTGAAGAAGGACAAAGAGCGACTGCAGGCGATGATGGCTCACCTCAAGTCGTCTGAACCCAAACCTGCCGCGCAGCCCGTGAGTGCCTGCCACAGCCGTTTCCCTCCAATTAGAATAAgtattgttttgctgttttcgTTGCGCCGACATTCTGCTGACTTAATcgccgtgtgtgtttttgttttttttttttgtttttttttttccaggtgaaTCTGGTGTCTAATGTGTCTTTCTCCCAGACAACATTGCCCAAAGGCCCTCCTCCTATGAGCCTGTCTCAGAGCGCCACGACACCCTCCACGCCCCTGACGCCGCTGTCTGAATCCCCCTCTGTCCTCACTCCCAATAGCATGTTCACTGGAACCCCCGTACGGAGGAGATATAGCCGCTCTGTGAGCCAAGGTAACCACGAGATCAGGACTCGCCTCTTGTTTGTGCTGAAGTCGTCACGGCTCGTTAATTGGCGGATGGGAGAAAGCAAATGTCGGTTAACGTAATGAGTGCAATCAACTTAGTTTTCGCAAAGCTGGCAGATTTCTTCATTATAACAGTTCTGTCAGTCcagatcagactttttttttttctgtttcttcttgtcATTGTAAAATAATatcttatttctgtttttccacagaCATAATCGATAATAAGGAGTTCTACCTGAGCACAGAAGTTCGACCTCCATTTACGTATGCCTCTCTCATAAGACAGGTGACATTCCCTGACTTCACTCTTTCATGAAATATCAAAGAGATGAGTGTAGATGTgggtttccagtgtgtgtgtgtgtgtctcttacCCTCGTGTGTCTCTTTCAGGCCATATTTGAATCGCCTCGCAATCAGCTGACGTTA
The DNA window shown above is from Salarias fasciatus chromosome 20, fSalaFa1.1, whole genome shotgun sequence and carries:
- the LOC115408367 gene encoding forkhead box protein P1-B-like isoform X1 encodes the protein MHESRSEPTSYNIQASQSENGNPAENDGRLSQTPPPEAPRCPDRLFNGDYQVPVSLSMMTPPAEAPQQLQQTQQQQQVLTPQQIQALFQQQKALMLHQQQIQEVFKNQQEQLNLQLLQQKNAGMVSQELTAQQIAIQQQLLQVQQQHLLNLQRQGLLSVLPTSPPAAPGSENGSILSSGGETRESSIQQSSANGHQTLLKRKDSGPAEESTQNSHPLYGNGMCKWPGCETVFGDFQAFLKHLNSEHTLDDKSTAQCRVQMQVVQQLELQLKKDKERLQAMMAHLKSSEPKPAAQPVNLVSNVSFSQTTLPKGPPPMSLSQSATTPSTPLTPLSESPSVLTPNSMFTGTPVRRRYSRSVSQDIIDNKEFYLSTEVRPPFTYASLIRQAIFESPRNQLTLNEIYNWFTRNFAYFRRNAATWKNAVRHNLSLHKCFVRLENVKGAVWTVDEIEFHRRRPQKAAGNGSLLKNSQNRQGLLGSGLQSGGIDCSSSFYSPASMGSIPLHSLPHILQEQMNGALANGSGYQSDSSATQSPPQAFIKEEQEDEEICENYPYESPESTDEHGHSPDMNADEEQCSPERPSLHLDRVPSL
- the LOC115408367 gene encoding forkhead box protein P1-B-like isoform X2, whose protein sequence is MHESRSEPTSYNIQASQSENGNPAENDGRLSQTPPPEAPRVPVSLSMMTPPAEAPQQLQQTQQQQQVLTPQQIQALFQQQKALMLHQQQIQEVFKNQQEQLNLQLLQQKNAGMVSQELTAQQIAIQQQLLQVQQQHLLNLQRQGLLSVLPTSPPAAPGSENGSILSSGGETRESSIQQSSANGHQTLLKRKDSGPAEESTQNSHPLYGNGMCKWPGCETVFGDFQAFLKHLNSEHTLDDKSTAQCRVQMQVVQQLELQLKKDKERLQAMMAHLKSSEPKPAAQPVNLVSNVSFSQTTLPKGPPPMSLSQSATTPSTPLTPLSESPSVLTPNSMFTGTPVRRRYSRSVSQDIIDNKEFYLSTEVRPPFTYASLIRQAIFESPRNQLTLNEIYNWFTRNFAYFRRNAATWKNAVRHNLSLHKCFVRLENVKGAVWTVDEIEFHRRRPQKAAGNGSLLKNSQNRQGLLGSGLQSGGIDCSSSFYSPASMGSIPLHSLPHILQEQMNGALANGSGYQSDSSATQSPPQAFIKEEQEDEEICENYPYESPESTDEHGHSPDMNADEEQCSPERPSLHLDRVPSL